A DNA window from Fragaria vesca subsp. vesca linkage group LG3, FraVesHawaii_1.0, whole genome shotgun sequence contains the following coding sequences:
- the LOC101307287 gene encoding non-functional NADPH-dependent codeinone reductase 2-like isoform 2 translates to MGTRLARVEGVSSSSTGKTIKIPVLGLGTAAYPFVASQTAKEAILNAIQVGYRHFDTAAVYQTEPVLGEAIAEALSLGLVESRDELFVTSKLWCPDAHPHLVLPAIHKTLNYIPCRNLGLEYLDLYLIHYPVSLEPGSYDIPVRKEHLLPMDLKSVWEAMEECQKLGLTKSIGISNFTCKKIDMLLATAKIPPAVNQVEMNPLWQQKRLREFCERKGIIITAYSPLGARGTPWGSNGVMECETLKQIAEAKGKTLAQVHIRDQIQ, encoded by the exons ATGGGAACAAGATTGGCAAGAGTGGAAGGTGTTTCATCATCATCAACTGGCAAAACAATCAAGATTCCTGTTCTGGGTTTAGGAACTGCAGCATATCCTTTTGTTGCCTCTCAAACAGCCAAAGAAGCCATTCTGAATGCAATCCAAGTTGGCTACAGACATTTTGATACCGCTGCTGTTTACCAGACGGAGCCAGTTCTCGGTGAAGCCATCGCCGAAGCTCTTTCGCTTGGCCTCGTCGAATCCCGGGATGAGCTTTTCGTTACTTCCAAGCTTTGGTGCCCCGATGCACATCCTCACCTTGTCCTCCCTGCCATTCACAAAACGCTCAA CTATATTCCCTGCAGGAATCTTGGATTAGAATACCTAGATTTGTATCTCATTCACTATCCGGTGAGTTTGGAGCCAGGAAGCTATGACATACCAGTTAGGAAAGAGCATCTTCTTCCTATGGACTTGAAGTCTGTGTGGGAAGCAATGGAAGAGTGCCAGAAGCTAGGCCTCACCAAGTCCATAGGAATCAGCAATTTCACATGCAAAAAGATCGATATGTTGCTTGCCACTGCAAAAATCCCTCCTGCAGTCAACCAA GTGGAGATGAACCCGCTATGGCAGCAGAAAAGGCTGAGAGAGTTTTGTGAAAGAAAAGGTATAATCATCACTGCCTACTCTCCGTTGGGAGCAAGAGGGACACCGTGGGGATCAAATGGAGTGATGGAATGTGAGACTCTCAAACAGATTGCTGAAGCAAAAGGAAAAACTCTTGCTCAGGTACATATACGAGATCAAATTCAGTAG
- the LOC101312135 gene encoding uncharacterized protein LOC101312135 has translation MLTSTSSPSSSLHYPILHSKTPTLKFQPNYLKLRPNPKPQLHLGASVLTSKRCPNIVAMSKSPKVEEQKFSAEGLVTESLPNEIADKLRRQHTCCVKYLTSTSTIKNKISSTLQFKMERSYKNQEVWILPRKLNLRRQCSDS, from the exons ATGTTAACCTCCACATCATCACCTTCCTCCTCACTCCACTACCCAATCCTCCACTCCAAAACCCCAACCCTCAAATTCCAACCAAACTATCTCAAACTCCGACCAAACCCAAAACCTCAACTCCACCTCGGAGCCTCGGTCCTCACCTCCAAACGTTGTCCCAACATCGTTGCCATGAGCAAGTCCCCCAAAGTGGAGGAGCAGAAGTTCAGCGCCGAGGGTCTTGTCACTGAGTCTCTCCCGAATG AAATTGCAGATAAACTTCGGCGACAACATACTTGCTGCGTTAAGTACCTTACTAGTACTTCCACAATCAAGAACAAAATTTCAAGCACATTGCAATTTAAAATGGAACGAAGCTACAAAAACCAAGAAGTTTGGATTTTACCACGAAAACTGAATCTGCGGCGCCAATGTAGTGATTCCTAG
- the LOC101306322 gene encoding probable leucine-rich repeat receptor-like serine/threonine-protein kinase At3g14840-like, which translates to MAIRDKIMMLIILVLWCLTCRNSIAVEAQSTNLPASEVEALKEIAAQIGKKDWNFSVDPCSNDTSWATPISAARPLFNNTVTCNCSFSDGACHVTSIFLKGQDLAGVLPPSIAKLPYLINVDFTRNYFNGSIPQEWASTKLQYLSITVNNLSGPIPTYLGNISTLIYLSVENNMFSGIVPPELGNLVNLQNLIVSANSLTGELPAALMNLTKLTELRISSNNFTGRMPDSFQSWNQLQKLEIQASGLQGPIPSTISVLSNITELRISDLNGGGSVFPNLSHMTNLQTLMLRSCNLSGPIPSDLSAMSQLKILDLSFNRLEGSIPDFADMTLLQFLYLTSNLLTGAIPDWIKSRDNRYEIDVSYNNFSVSSEPSSCTENLYSLHINCGGKATTIGGINFEADQDPGSPAHFAPSEPSWGFSSTGHFWSVNTTSKDYIANNISILGMNNSELYTDARLSPLSLTYYGRCFGSGNYTVKLYFSEIIIRGNKSFSSLGRRIFDIYIQEKLVLKDFDIEKEAQGVDKPVIKEFTAVEVKKKTLEIRFHWSGKGTTASPKRGVYGPLISAISIKSEFKPPHDSKTWAFIVVGASVLCLILLILSILWWRGCLDKKTSREEVLRGLDLQTGFFTFKQIKAATNNFDPVNKIGEGGFGSVFKGILLDGTIIAVKQLSAKSKQGNREFVNEIGMISGLQHPNVVRLYGCCIEANQLLLVYEYMENNSLAHALFGPERGPLKLDWPTRQKICIGIAKGLAFLHDESALKVVHRDIKASNVLLDQDLNAKISDFGLAKLDEEDNTHISTRVAGTIGYMAPEYALWGYLTYKADVYSFGVVALEIVVGKNNMKFRADENFVCVVDWALVLQQKGKLMELVDPRLGSDFNQEEAIRMVKVALLCTNPAPALRPTMSAVVSMLEGRSVVHELIMDPSIYGDETRLTALRDRFERFVTEDSSSSGAQSFLRASDATRIDNSATATSSDISPTY; encoded by the exons ATGGCAATAAGAGATAAGATCATGATGCTCATAATATTGGTTTTATGGTGCTTGACATGCAGAAACTCAATCGCTGTTGAAGCACAGTCTACAAATCTTCCTGCTTCAGAAG TTGAAGCTCTGAAAGAAATAGCTGCACAAATAGGAAAGAAAGATTGGAACTTTAGCGTCGACCCTTGCAGCAATGACACAAGCTGGGCCACCCCAATATCTGCTGCCAGGCCTCTGTTCAACAACACCGTCACCTGTAACTGCTCCTTCTCCGATGGTGCATGCCACGTCACTAGCAT CTTTCTTAAAGGGCAAGACCTTGCTGGGGTGCTTCCACCGTCTATTGCAAAGTTACCCTACCTGATCAATGT CGATTTCACGAGGAACTACTTCAATGGCAGCATACCGCAAGAATGGGCGTCGACAAAGTTGCAGTATCT ATCCATTACTGTCAACAACTTGTCAGGACCAATTCCGACCTACCTGGGAAACATTTCCACTCTAATTTATCT GAGCGTAGAGAATAACATGTTCTCAGGAATTGTTCCTCCTGAGCTTGGAAACTTGGTTAACTTGCAGAATCT TATTGTTAGTGCAAACAGTCTCACAGGAGAACTGCCGGCCGCTCTTATGAATCTGACTAAGTTAACAGAACT GAGGATTAGCAGCAACAACTTCACTGGAAGAATGCCTGACTCTTTTCAAAGTTGGAATCAACTTCAGAAATT AGAGATCCAAGCTAGTGGTCTACAGGGCCCCATTCCATCTACCATTTCTGTCTTGAGTAATATAACAGAACT GAGGATCAGCGACTTAAACGGAGGGGGTTCAGTATTTCCAAACTTGAGTCATATGACAAACTTGCAAACATT AATGCTCCGGAGCTGTAACTTATCTGGACCTATCCCTTCCGATTTATCAGCCATGTCACAGTTGAAAATATT AGATCTAAGCTTCAACAGATTAGAGGGGAGCATTCCTGATTTTGCAGATATGACACTATTGCAGTTCTT GTATCTAACAAGCAACTTGCTTACCGGAGCTATTCCAGACTGGATCAAGAGCAGAGATAATCGCTA CGAGATAGATGTTTCTTACAATAATTTTTCTGTGAGCTCTGAGCCATCTTCTTGTACAGAAAACCT ATACTCATTGCATATCAATTGTGGTGGTAAAGCAACCACCATTGGAGGAATCAACTTTGAAGCCGACCAAGACCCAGGAAGTCCAGCACATTTCGCTCCTTCAGAGCCTAGCTGGGGATTCAGTAGCACGGGACATTTCTGGAGTGTTAACACCACCTCTAAAGACTATATAGCAAATAATATATCTATACTTGGGATGAACAACTCTGAGTTGTACACAGATGCACGCCTCTCTCCTCTTTCTCTAACATATTATGGAAGGTGCTTTGGCAGTGGAAATTATACTGTGAAGCTTTACTTTTCGGAGATTATAATTAGAGGCAATAAATCTTTTTCCAGTCTTGGAAGGCGGATCTTTGATATTTATATTCAG GAGAAGCTAGTGTTGAAGGATTTTGACATTGAAAAGGAAGCCCAAGGGGTTGATAAGCCAGTCATCAAGGAATTTACAGCAGTTGAGGTCAAGAAGAAAACTTTAGAGATCCGATTTCATTGGTCCGGGAAAGGGACAACAGCTTCCCCAAAGAGAGGAGTATATGGTCCCCTTATTTCAGCTATCTCTATAAAATCAG AGTTCAAGCCTCCTCATGATAGCAAGACATGGGCATTTATTGTGGTGGGAGCTTCGGTTTTGTGCCTCATTCTCTTGATTTTGAGCATTCTTTGGTGGAGAGGCTGTCTAGATAAGAAGACATCAAGAGAAGAAG TTCTGAGAGGACTAGATCTGCAAACTGGCTTTTTCACCTTCAAGCAAATAAAAGCTGCCACTAATAACTTTGATCCTGTCAACAAAATTGGGGAAGGTGGTTTTGGATCTGTGTTCAAG GGCATTTTACTGGATGGTACTATAATTGCAGTAAAGCAATTATCTGCAAAATCAAAGCAAGGAAATCGTGAATTTGTGAACGAAATAGGCATGATTTCTGGCTTGCAGCATCCAAATGTCGTGAGATTGTATGGATGTTGTATTGAAGCAAATCAATTACTTTTGGTATATGAATACATGGAAAACAATAGCCTTGCACATGCTTTGTTTG GTCCGGAGAGAGGTCCACTCAAATTGGACTGGCCTACGAGGCAGAAAATATGCATAGGAATAGCAAAGGGTCTGGCATTTTTGCATGACGAATCAGCACTGAAGGTTGTACACAGAGATATTAAAGCTTCGAATGTATTACTTGACCAAGACCTTAATGCTAAGATCTCAGACTTTGGTCTGGCCAAGCTTGACGAAGAAGACAACACCCACATTAGCACCAGAGTTGCTGGAACAAT AGGATACATGGCACCAGAATATGCTCTATGGGGTTATTTAACGTACAAAGCAGATGTATATAGTTTTGGTGTTGTCGCATTGGAAATTGTTGTTGGAAAGAACAACATGAAATTTCGAGCAGATGAGAACTTTGTATGCGTTGTGGATTGG GCTCTTGTTTTACAACAAAAAGGGAAGCTAATGGAGCTGGTGGATCCAAGGCTGGGGTCCGATTTCAACCAGGAAGAGGCGATTAGAATGGTCAAGGTAGCTCTGCTATGCACTAATCCGGCACCAGCACTTAGGCCTACGATGTCTGCAGTAGTGAGTATGCTCGAAGGTCGGAGCGTTGTTCATGAATTGATTATGGATCCAAGTATCTATGGGGATGAGACGAGGTTGACAGCCTTGAGGGATCGATTTGAGAGATTTGTAACAGAAGACAGCTCATCGAGTGGAGCTCAGAGCTTCTTGCGTGCATCAGATGCAACAAGGATTGATAATTCTGCCACTGCTACATCTTCAGACATTAGTCCTACTTATTAA
- the LOC101307287 gene encoding non-functional NADPH-dependent codeinone reductase 2-like isoform 1, which yields MGTRLARVEGVSSSSTGKTIKIPVLGLGTAAYPFVASQTAKEAILNAIQVGYRHFDTAAVYQTEPVLGEAIAEALSLGLVESRDELFVTSKLWCPDAHPHLVLPAIHKTLKNLGLEYLDLYLIHYPVSLEPGSYDIPVRKEHLLPMDLKSVWEAMEECQKLGLTKSIGISNFTCKKIDMLLATAKIPPAVNQVEMNPLWQQKRLREFCERKGIIITAYSPLGARGTPWGSNGVMECETLKQIAEAKGKTLAQVCLRWAYEQGVSVVVKSFNKERIKENMDIFDWELLPEELDKIDLIPQKRGCLSTDFVSEHHGPFKSLEELWDGE from the exons ATGGGAACAAGATTGGCAAGAGTGGAAGGTGTTTCATCATCATCAACTGGCAAAACAATCAAGATTCCTGTTCTGGGTTTAGGAACTGCAGCATATCCTTTTGTTGCCTCTCAAACAGCCAAAGAAGCCATTCTGAATGCAATCCAAGTTGGCTACAGACATTTTGATACCGCTGCTGTTTACCAGACGGAGCCAGTTCTCGGTGAAGCCATCGCCGAAGCTCTTTCGCTTGGCCTCGTCGAATCCCGGGATGAGCTTTTCGTTACTTCCAAGCTTTGGTGCCCCGATGCACATCCTCACCTTGTCCTCCCTGCCATTCACAAAACGCTCAA GAATCTTGGATTAGAATACCTAGATTTGTATCTCATTCACTATCCGGTGAGTTTGGAGCCAGGAAGCTATGACATACCAGTTAGGAAAGAGCATCTTCTTCCTATGGACTTGAAGTCTGTGTGGGAAGCAATGGAAGAGTGCCAGAAGCTAGGCCTCACCAAGTCCATAGGAATCAGCAATTTCACATGCAAAAAGATCGATATGTTGCTTGCCACTGCAAAAATCCCTCCTGCAGTCAACCAA GTGGAGATGAACCCGCTATGGCAGCAGAAAAGGCTGAGAGAGTTTTGTGAAAGAAAAGGTATAATCATCACTGCCTACTCTCCGTTGGGAGCAAGAGGGACACCGTGGGGATCAAATGGAGTGATGGAATGTGAGACTCTCAAACAGATTGCTGAAGCAAAAGGAAAAACTCTTGCTCAG GTTTGTCTGAGATGGGCATATGAGCAAGGGGTGAGTGTGGTGGTGAAGAGCTTTAACAAGGAGAGGATCAAAGAAAATATGGATATATTTGATTGGGAGCTGCTGCCTGAGGAACTGGACAAGATCGATCTGATTCCACAAAAGAGAGGATGCCTCTCAACCGACTTCGTTTCAGAACATCATGGCCCTTTCAAGTCTCTTGAAGAGCTTTGGGATGGAGAGTAA